A genomic segment from Odontesthes bonariensis isolate fOdoBon6 chromosome 8, fOdoBon6.hap1, whole genome shotgun sequence encodes:
- the creld2 gene encoding cysteine-rich with EGF-like domain protein 2 encodes MLSTGPELRLLRLLSCFAVLLLFHVGDAKRDLKSACTTCQQITDNFSKGFDRTVKQNFGGGNTAWEERKLSKYETSEIRLVEILEGLCESSSFECNHMVEEHEEHFETWWFKRKSKHPDLHKWFCIDTIKVCCPTGTFGPDCNACVGGSERPCHGNGMCDGDGSRAGDGKCTCDHGYKGDFCLDCTDGHFSEVRNDTFSLCTECHSSCKTCTGGTNQDCDECKEGWEEDDQEACVDVNECSEDPSPCKENQYCLNTEGSYSCKVCDKACAGCTGPGAEKCQACASGYEEAEGTCTDIDECSQAEPACTKEHQRCVNNKGSYVCICSAGYEEQDGECVQTQDSAEELEASQVITTAHGEL; translated from the exons ATGCTGTCCACTGGTCCAGAGCTGCGGCTTCTCCGGCTATTGTCCTGTTTTGCTGTTCTTTTACTTTTTCACGTCGGCGACGCGAAGAGGGACTTAAAAAGTGCCTGCACCACCTGCCAGCAAATCACTGACAACTTCAGCAAG GGCTTTGACAGAACAGTGAAGCAGAACTTTGGTGGAGGCAACACCGCCTGGGAGGAGAGGAAACTGTCCAAGTATGAGACAAG TGAGATCCGGCTGGTGGAGATCCTGGAGGGGCTGTGTGAAAGCAGCAGCTTTGAATGCAACCACATGGTAGAAGAACACGAGGAGCATTTTGAGACTTGGTGGTTCAAGAG GAAATCGAAACATCCTGATCTGCATAAATGGTTCTGCATAGACACCATCAAAGTATGCTGTCCGACGGGAACATTTGGACCCGACTGTAACG CCTGTGTGGGAGGCTCCGAGAGACCTTGTCACGGAAACGGGATGTGCGACGGTGACGGGTCGCGCGCAGGGGACGGGAAGTGCACCTGCGACCACGGTTATAAAGGAGACTTCTGTTTAGACTGCACCGACGGCCATTTCAGCGAAGTGAGGAACGACACCTTCTCTTTGTGCACAG AATGCCACTCGTCCTGCAAGACCTGCACTGGGGGAACCAATCAGGACTGTGACGAGTGCAAGGAGGGCTGGGAGGAGGATGACCAAGAGGCTTGTGTCG ATGTGAACGAGTGCTCTGAAGACCCTTCGCCGTGCAAAGAGAATCAATACTGCCTCAACACTGAAGGCTCCTACTCCTGCAAGG TTTGTGACAAAGCGTGCGCCGGCTGCACAGGACCAGGTGCTGAGAAGTGCCAGGCTTGTGCCAGTGGGTACGAAGAGGCCGAGGGCACCTGTACAG ATATCGATGAGTGCTCTCAGGCGGAGCCGGCGTGCACAAAGGAGCACCAGCGGTGTGTCAACAATAAAGGCAGCTACGTCTGCATCTGCTCCGCCGGCTACGAGGAACAAGATGGCGAGTGTGTTCAAACCCAAG ATTCAGCAGAGGAGTTGGAAGCATCCCAGGTGATCACAACAGCACACGGGGAACTTTGA